In the genome of Polaribacter atrinae, one region contains:
- a CDS encoding biotin--[acetyl-CoA-carboxylase] ligase, whose product MKTIKLSATDSTNSFLKDLSQNSTLENFTTVVTQNQTKGRGQQQNKWVSDPYKNLTFSVFISFQDLKVIQKKYLNFAISLAIYNVLFTKNLPKPSIKWPNDILSANKKICGILIENTFSGDRIKNSYVGIGLNVNQETFPEYLNNATSLKLETGIAYDLDILLPTVLEEIKKNIKLLTSKKFTLLEEKYLDVLYKKNIPTMFKNSKDEIFMGIISGISDFGKLQVQLEDDTIKEFGLKEISFL is encoded by the coding sequence TTGAAAACAATCAAACTTAGTGCCACCGATTCTACAAATTCTTTTTTAAAGGATTTATCTCAAAATTCTACCTTAGAGAATTTTACAACTGTTGTTACGCAAAACCAAACAAAAGGAAGAGGGCAACAACAAAACAAATGGGTATCCGACCCTTACAAAAACCTTACATTCAGTGTCTTTATATCATTTCAAGACTTAAAAGTAATTCAAAAAAAATATTTAAATTTTGCTATTTCTTTAGCCATTTATAATGTTTTATTTACTAAAAACTTACCCAAACCTTCTATAAAATGGCCTAACGACATTCTGTCAGCAAACAAGAAAATTTGCGGAATTTTAATAGAAAACACATTTTCTGGTGATCGTATTAAGAATTCTTATGTAGGAATTGGTTTAAATGTGAATCAAGAAACATTTCCAGAATACTTAAACAACGCTACTTCTTTAAAATTAGAAACAGGTATAGCATATGATTTAGATATTTTATTACCTACAGTTTTAGAAGAAATTAAGAAAAATATAAAACTTTTAACCTCTAAGAAATTTACACTTTTAGAGGAAAAATATTTAGATGTTTTGTATAAAAAAAACATCCCTACTATGTTTAAAAATAGTAAGGATGAAATTTTTATGGGTATAATTTCTGGAATTTCAGATTTCGGAAAATTACAAGTTCAATTAGAAGATGATACCATCAAAGAATTTGGACTTAAAGAAATTTCTTTCCTTTAA
- the ftsH gene encoding ATP-dependent zinc metalloprotease FtsH: MSDSKKDSNPNMPKFKFNAYWIYGAIFVVIMAFQFFSSGDLATKSISKNEFNEILKDNDISRIVVLNNNLAQIYIKEEAQKKERYSKIKNSAFYTQGSSFYDYNFGDLQNFENNVEKARQANELDFDIKNENKTSVFDTILGFLPFIILIAVWLFFMKRMSGGGAGSGGGGQIFSIGKSKAKLFDKDTKVKTTFENVAGLEGAKEEVQEIVDFLKNPEKYTSLGGKIPKGALLVGPPGTGKTLLAKAVAGEADVPFFSLSGSDFVEMFVGVGASRVRDLFKKAAEKSPSIIFIDEIDAIGRARGKNSMTGGNDERENTLNQLLTEMDGFGTDVNVIVLAATNRADVLDSALMRAGRFDRQIYVDLPNINERKEIFEVHIKPLKLAEDVKIDFLAQQTPGFSGADIANMCNESALIAARNGKKAIHHQDFLDAVDRIVGGLEKKNKVITPKEKKVIAFHEAGHATISWMLEHAAPLVKVTIVPRGQSLGAAWYLPAERMIVQTEQMLDEMCATMGGRAAEKVMFDKISTGALSDLEKVTKQAKAMVTVYGLNEAVGNVTYYDSSGNDGFVKPYSEETGKTIDQEISKIIEAQYVRAIQILEENKDKLTTLAELLLEKEVIFKDDLEKIFGKRPFEEALEVEIVDEKENITPVELKTEE, encoded by the coding sequence ATGAGTGATTCAAAAAAAGATAGTAATCCTAATATGCCTAAATTTAAATTTAATGCATACTGGATATATGGTGCAATATTTGTTGTAATAATGGCCTTTCAGTTTTTTAGTAGTGGAGATTTAGCTACTAAAAGTATTTCTAAAAATGAGTTTAATGAAATTTTAAAAGACAATGATATTTCTAGAATTGTTGTTTTAAATAATAATTTAGCTCAGATTTATATAAAGGAAGAAGCACAAAAAAAAGAACGTTACAGTAAGATTAAAAACTCTGCTTTTTATACGCAAGGGTCTTCTTTTTACGACTATAATTTTGGAGATTTACAAAATTTTGAAAATAACGTTGAAAAAGCAAGACAAGCTAACGAGTTAGACTTTGATATAAAAAACGAGAATAAAACAAGTGTTTTTGATACTATTTTAGGTTTCTTACCTTTTATAATATTAATTGCAGTTTGGTTGTTTTTTATGAAAAGAATGTCTGGTGGTGGCGCTGGATCTGGTGGTGGAGGTCAAATCTTTAGCATTGGTAAATCCAAAGCAAAATTATTTGATAAAGACACAAAGGTAAAAACTACGTTTGAAAATGTTGCCGGATTAGAAGGCGCAAAAGAAGAAGTACAAGAAATTGTTGATTTCTTAAAAAATCCAGAAAAATATACCTCTTTAGGAGGTAAAATTCCAAAAGGAGCTTTATTAGTAGGACCTCCTGGAACAGGAAAAACCTTATTAGCAAAAGCAGTTGCTGGTGAAGCAGATGTTCCTTTTTTCTCTTTATCTGGTTCAGATTTTGTTGAAATGTTTGTAGGTGTTGGAGCTTCTCGTGTAAGAGATTTGTTTAAAAAAGCTGCAGAAAAATCGCCTTCTATTATTTTTATTGATGAGATTGATGCTATTGGTAGAGCTCGTGGAAAAAATAGTATGACTGGTGGTAATGATGAGCGTGAAAATACGTTGAATCAATTACTAACAGAAATGGATGGTTTTGGTACAGATGTAAATGTTATTGTATTAGCAGCAACAAACAGAGCAGATGTTTTAGATAGTGCATTAATGCGTGCTGGTCGTTTTGATAGACAAATTTATGTAGACTTACCTAATATCAACGAAAGAAAAGAAATTTTTGAAGTTCATATTAAACCTTTAAAATTAGCAGAAGATGTTAAGATTGATTTCTTAGCACAACAAACTCCTGGTTTTTCTGGTGCAGATATTGCAAATATGTGTAACGAATCTGCATTAATTGCTGCCAGAAATGGTAAAAAAGCAATTCATCATCAAGATTTCTTAGATGCTGTAGATAGAATCGTTGGAGGTTTAGAGAAGAAAAATAAAGTAATTACACCAAAAGAGAAAAAGGTGATTGCTTTTCATGAAGCAGGTCATGCAACAATTAGTTGGATGTTAGAGCATGCTGCACCATTGGTAAAAGTTACTATTGTACCAAGAGGACAATCTTTAGGAGCTGCTTGGTATTTACCAGCAGAAAGAATGATTGTGCAGACAGAGCAAATGTTAGATGAAATGTGTGCTACCATGGGTGGTAGAGCTGCAGAAAAAGTAATGTTTGATAAAATATCTACAGGAGCTTTAAGTGATTTAGAAAAAGTGACTAAGCAAGCAAAAGCAATGGTTACTGTTTATGGTTTAAATGAAGCTGTTGGTAATGTTACTTATTATGATTCTTCTGGTAATGATGGTTTTGTAAAACCTTATAGTGAAGAAACAGGTAAAACTATAGATCAAGAAATTTCTAAAATTATTGAAGCTCAATATGTAAGAGCTATTCAAATTTTAGAAGAAAATAAAGATAAATTAACTACTCTTGCAGAATTATTACTGGAAAAAGAAGTTATCTTTAAAGACGATTTAGAAAAAATATTTGGAAAAAGACCTTTTGAAGAAGCTCTTGAAGTAGAAATCGTTGATGAAAAAGAAAATATTACTCCAGTAGAATTAAAAACTGAAGAATAA
- a CDS encoding NUDIX hydrolase, whose amino-acid sequence MYKVFVNDTPIIITSSSKKENIFPVYNFKNVVIDEILHKLNNKELQGVHLYSTDLENDWKSFLTNMKLIPAAGGLVVNPKKEVLCIFRNGVWDLPKGWIEKGESIENAAIREVEEECGISNLQLIKPLITTYHIYFHKGIKLKQTYWFLMSSNYSEKLTPQQEEGITEVVFKNETAIKDALKNTYANIQLVYQKYLESDVL is encoded by the coding sequence ATGTATAAAGTTTTTGTAAATGATACGCCAATAATTATCACTTCTTCTTCAAAAAAAGAAAATATTTTTCCTGTTTACAATTTTAAGAATGTTGTTATTGATGAAATCCTTCATAAACTCAACAATAAAGAATTACAAGGTGTTCATTTATACTCTACTGACTTAGAGAATGATTGGAAATCTTTTTTAACAAATATGAAGCTTATTCCCGCCGCTGGCGGATTAGTAGTAAACCCTAAAAAAGAAGTTTTATGCATCTTTAGAAACGGAGTTTGGGATTTACCAAAAGGTTGGATTGAAAAAGGCGAATCCATCGAAAACGCAGCAATTAGAGAAGTTGAAGAAGAATGTGGTATTTCTAACCTACAACTTATCAAGCCTTTAATTACTACCTATCATATTTATTTTCATAAAGGAATTAAATTAAAACAAACGTATTGGTTTTTAATGAGTTCTAATTATTCAGAAAAATTAACACCTCAACAAGAAGAAGGAATTACAGAGGTTGTTTTTAAAAACGAAACAGCAATTAAGGACGCTCTAAAAAATACCTACGCAAATATTCAATTGGTATATCAAAAATACTTAGAAAGCGATGTCTTATAA
- a CDS encoding acyl-CoA-binding protein, protein MESDLDKEFNDAFYKISKLEKVIAPDIMLKFYAYNKQANFGNKFSFNDEHNVRSAFKLNAWMQLNGMKSDVAKQEYINLANTVLNTKK, encoded by the coding sequence ATGGAATCTGATTTAGATAAAGAGTTTAATGACGCTTTCTATAAAATTTCTAAATTAGAAAAGGTCATTGCTCCAGACATCATGCTAAAATTTTATGCCTATAACAAGCAAGCAAATTTTGGTAACAAGTTTTCTTTTAATGATGAGCATAACGTAAGAAGTGCTTTTAAATTGAATGCTTGGATGCAATTAAATGGTATGAAATCTGACGTAGCGAAGCAAGAATATATTAATTTAGCAAATACAGTTTTAAACACTAAAAAATAA
- a CDS encoding orotate phosphoribosyltransferase, translating to MNINGNTVTIEKSAEEVFTFFTDLKNFEQLMPENIQKFEVDGDSFIFGLPGMPEIRLVLKDKTEFSNITLGAASSKLPFTLAADLNEVSENKTEVTLNFDGEFNAMMAMMIKKPLTKFVDTLTENIGKL from the coding sequence ATGAATATAAACGGAAATACAGTTACTATTGAAAAGTCTGCAGAAGAAGTGTTTACATTTTTTACAGATTTAAAAAACTTTGAGCAGTTAATGCCAGAGAATATTCAAAAATTTGAAGTTGATGGAGACTCTTTTATATTCGGTTTGCCTGGTATGCCAGAGATTAGACTTGTTTTAAAAGATAAAACAGAATTTTCTAATATAACATTAGGTGCTGCAAGTAGTAAATTACCTTTTACTTTAGCTGCAGATCTTAATGAAGTTTCTGAAAATAAAACAGAAGTAACCTTAAATTTTGACGGAGAATTTAATGCAATGATGGCAATGATGATTAAAAAACCATTGACCAAGTTTGTAGATACACTTACAGAAAATATAGGAAAACTTTAA
- the pyrE gene encoding orotate phosphoribosyltransferase gives MILNKDTAKKTAELLLQIKAIKLSPNDPFNWASGWKSPIYCDNRVTLSYPPVRVFLKEEIAKIVELEYGKPDVIAGVATGAIAIGVLVAQQLGVPFIYVRPEPKKHGRKNQIEGHLDRGQNVVVIEDLISTGNSSLNAVEALKEAGAVVKGMVAIFSYGFDIANKNFEEKNVGLTTLSNYENLLEQALDSNYITDKELITLNDWRKNPSEWKQ, from the coding sequence ATGATTTTAAACAAAGATACGGCAAAAAAAACAGCTGAACTTTTGTTGCAAATAAAAGCAATAAAGTTAAGCCCAAATGATCCCTTTAACTGGGCATCAGGTTGGAAGTCTCCAATATATTGTGATAATAGAGTTACGTTATCTTACCCACCAGTTCGTGTTTTTTTAAAAGAAGAAATTGCAAAAATTGTAGAATTGGAATACGGTAAGCCAGACGTAATTGCAGGTGTTGCTACAGGTGCAATTGCTATTGGAGTTTTAGTAGCGCAACAATTAGGAGTTCCTTTTATTTATGTTAGGCCAGAGCCAAAAAAACATGGTAGAAAGAATCAAATTGAAGGGCATTTAGACAGAGGACAAAATGTTGTTGTAATTGAAGATCTAATAAGTACAGGTAACAGTAGCTTAAATGCAGTAGAAGCTTTAAAAGAAGCAGGTGCTGTAGTTAAAGGTATGGTGGCTATTTTTTCTTATGGATTTGATATTGCAAACAAGAATTTTGAAGAAAAAAATGTAGGATTAACTACTTTAAGTAATTACGAAAACTTGTTAGAACAAGCTTTAGATAGTAATTATATTACAGACAAAGAGTTAATTACATTAAACGATTGGAGAAAGAATCCAAGTGAGTGGAAACAATAA
- the rsfS gene encoding ribosome silencing factor — translation MTNKKVSTDDLIALIIKGIDEVKGENIQLLDLRDIENTVCDYFIICSGNSNTQVNAISGSIQKIVSKELKDKPWHIEGQTNSEWVLMDYVNVAVHIFQKHVREYYDIESLWGDAKITEIKSV, via the coding sequence ATGACAAATAAAAAAGTAAGTACAGATGATTTAATTGCTTTAATAATTAAAGGGATTGATGAAGTAAAAGGAGAAAATATTCAATTATTAGACTTACGAGATATAGAGAATACTGTATGCGATTATTTTATAATCTGCTCTGGTAACTCAAATACACAAGTAAATGCAATTTCTGGTTCTATTCAAAAAATAGTAAGCAAAGAACTTAAAGACAAACCTTGGCATATAGAAGGCCAAACAAACTCTGAGTGGGTTTTAATGGATTATGTAAACGTAGCAGTGCACATTTTTCAAAAACATGTTCGTGAGTATTATGATATTGAAAGTCTTTGGGGTGATGCTAAAATTACAGAGATAAAATCAGTTTAA
- a CDS encoding phosphatidylserine decarboxylase family protein: MIRFHKEGYKIIVITFIITIVGVLLADNLIDITWLVKAIQVLLLAFLVIVLQFFRNPKRVAPLNDNVLVAPVDGKVVVIEEVEEPEYFKGKRLQVSIFMSPINVHVTRYAMSGVVKYSKYHPGKYLVAWHPKASTENERTTVVVNNTAFGDVLYRQIAGALAKRIVNYAKVGDTAVQGADAGFIKFGSRVDLFLPLGTKLNVSLNDKVKGGVQIIAEK; the protein is encoded by the coding sequence ATGATTCGTTTTCACAAAGAAGGATATAAAATAATTGTTATTACCTTTATAATAACAATAGTAGGTGTACTATTGGCAGATAATTTAATAGATATAACATGGCTTGTTAAAGCAATTCAAGTTTTATTACTTGCTTTTTTAGTGATTGTACTACAGTTTTTTAGAAACCCTAAAAGAGTTGCTCCTTTAAATGACAACGTATTAGTTGCGCCAGTAGATGGTAAAGTTGTTGTTATAGAAGAAGTAGAAGAACCAGAATACTTTAAAGGAAAAAGATTACAAGTTTCAATTTTTATGTCTCCAATTAACGTACATGTTACAAGGTATGCAATGAGTGGAGTTGTAAAATATAGTAAGTATCATCCAGGAAAATACTTGGTTGCATGGCACCCGAAAGCATCTACAGAAAATGAAAGAACTACTGTAGTTGTTAATAATACTGCTTTTGGTGATGTTTTATACAGACAAATTGCGGGTGCATTGGCTAAAAGAATTGTTAATTATGCAAAAGTTGGTGATACAGCGGTGCAAGGTGCAGATGCAGGTTTTATTAAATTTGGTTCTAGAGTAGACCTTTTTCTTCCATTAGGTACAAAGTTAAACGTATCTTTAAATGATAAAGTAAAAGGAGGAGTTCAAATAATTGCAGAAAAATAA
- a CDS encoding phosphatidate cytidylyltransferase, which yields MSNLLKRSLSGIIYVLIFISAILFSKESYVVLTTIFGLLCVWEFSKLINFKGAIGYIFFCLTLFLMLKRPESYAVIIILGITIISSLFLIYYLFTKKEISFSNDRSKSGLLIRYPIFSMIFLILLPIYKETYNPHLIISILIMIWVNDSFAFLVGKNFGKRKLFVSVSPKKTQEGFLGGLAFALIAAYIISKLNTDFTVVNWLVIAVIVSVIGTIGDLVESKFKRQANIKDSGTIMPGHGGILDRLDSLLFAAPFVYLYINFII from the coding sequence ATGAGTAACCTTTTAAAAAGGAGTCTTTCAGGCATAATTTACGTTTTAATTTTTATATCAGCGATTCTTTTTTCAAAAGAATCGTATGTAGTTCTAACAACTATTTTTGGATTGTTATGTGTTTGGGAATTTTCTAAACTCATCAATTTTAAAGGGGCGATAGGTTATATTTTCTTTTGTTTAACATTGTTTTTAATGTTAAAAAGACCAGAAAGTTATGCAGTAATTATCATTTTAGGAATTACAATAATTTCCTCTTTATTTCTTATCTACTATTTATTTACTAAAAAAGAAATTTCTTTTTCTAATGATAGGTCTAAATCAGGTTTACTAATTAGGTATCCTATTTTTTCTATGATCTTTCTAATCCTTTTGCCTATTTACAAAGAAACTTATAACCCACATTTAATAATTTCTATTTTAATTATGATTTGGGTAAATGATAGTTTTGCTTTTTTAGTAGGTAAGAATTTTGGGAAAAGAAAATTGTTTGTTTCGGTTTCACCAAAAAAAACACAAGAAGGGTTTTTAGGTGGTTTGGCTTTTGCTTTAATTGCTGCCTATATAATTAGTAAGTTAAATACCGATTTTACAGTAGTAAATTGGTTAGTTATAGCTGTTATTGTTAGTGTAATTGGTACGATTGGAGATTTAGTAGAGTCTAAATTTAAAAGACAAGCCAATATAAAAGATAGTGGTACTATTATGCCTGGTCATGGTGGTATTTTGGATAGATTGGATAGTTTGTTATTTGCAGCGCCATTTGTATATTTGTATATTAATTTTATAATTTAA
- a CDS encoding SulP family inorganic anion transporter, with protein sequence MTEFIRKILPNAKDDVLAGITVSLAMIPEVVAFAFVAQISPIVALFGAFVVGIISASFGGRPGLISGAAGAVAVIFVHMIQEGHAKGLLFDNPVENMGYFYLLAAVVLMGVIQVFAGLFKLGKFVRLIPHPVMMGFVNGLAIVIFMAQLGMFKENKKDFFGQNMRKTESKELVYNISNNQVKDLVSNTVIFTIDDNVVKNSSTNEELFLISDGQVFDINTKKVVFNASDEGFYSVKDSGVVKYSMQGETLYVMIGLVLLTMLIVWGLPKLTTKIPAALTAILIVTLISIFSGLGSINVGDFIRDGGGAGLNGIAELSKNLNVLELWSNLPFNLDTLKFIAPYAFLAASVGLIETLMTMNLVDELTETRGNGNQECIAQGAGNIVSGAFGGTGGCGMIGQTVININAGGRGRLSGIMMALTLLTFILFADKYIEQVPIAALVGVMFMMVIETFAWSSFRILKKIPVSDAAVLIIVSAVTVFFDLAIAVFVGVIISALSFAWTSAKKIRARKRFKEDGTKIYEIWGPLFFGSITEFNGKFDIKNDPDVVEIDFVEARVTDHSAIEAIFNLVEKYQAAGKKITLKHLSEDCKLLLFKSSPIFTDIILEDIDDPRYHLAANPEDFPKPLGEYKF encoded by the coding sequence ATGACTGAATTTATTAGAAAAATATTACCAAACGCAAAAGATGATGTACTTGCAGGAATAACTGTTTCCTTAGCAATGATACCAGAAGTTGTAGCTTTTGCCTTTGTAGCACAAATAAGTCCTATTGTGGCATTATTTGGTGCTTTTGTAGTAGGTATTATCTCAGCAAGTTTTGGTGGTAGACCAGGTTTAATCTCTGGAGCAGCAGGTGCTGTAGCTGTAATTTTTGTACATATGATACAAGAAGGACATGCAAAAGGCTTATTATTTGACAACCCTGTTGAAAACATGGGATATTTTTATCTCTTAGCCGCCGTAGTATTAATGGGCGTTATACAGGTTTTTGCCGGACTCTTTAAGCTAGGGAAATTTGTACGGTTAATTCCGCATCCTGTAATGATGGGCTTTGTAAACGGATTGGCCATTGTTATTTTTATGGCACAATTAGGTATGTTTAAAGAAAACAAAAAAGATTTCTTCGGACAAAATATGCGTAAAACGGAATCGAAAGAACTCGTTTACAACATCTCTAACAACCAAGTAAAAGATTTAGTTTCTAATACTGTAATATTTACTATTGATGATAATGTAGTAAAAAACAGTAGTACAAATGAAGAGTTATTTTTAATTTCTGACGGTCAGGTTTTTGATATCAATACAAAAAAGGTTGTTTTTAACGCTTCTGACGAAGGATTTTACTCTGTAAAAGACAGTGGTGTTGTAAAATATAGCATGCAAGGCGAAACATTATATGTAATGATTGGTTTAGTATTACTAACCATGCTAATTGTTTGGGGTTTACCTAAGCTAACAACAAAAATACCTGCAGCATTAACAGCCATTTTAATTGTTACTTTAATTTCTATTTTTAGCGGACTTGGTTCTATTAATGTAGGAGATTTTATTAGAGATGGTGGTGGTGCTGGTTTAAACGGAATTGCAGAACTTTCTAAAAACTTAAATGTTTTAGAATTGTGGAGCAACCTTCCTTTTAATTTAGATACACTAAAATTTATTGCTCCGTATGCATTTTTGGCAGCATCTGTTGGTTTAATAGAAACCTTAATGACCATGAATTTAGTAGATGAATTAACAGAAACTAGAGGAAACGGAAACCAAGAATGTATTGCACAAGGTGCAGGGAACATTGTAAGTGGTGCTTTTGGTGGTACTGGTGGATGTGGTATGATTGGGCAAACAGTTATAAACATTAATGCAGGAGGACGTGGACGTTTATCTGGTATAATGATGGCTTTAACCTTACTAACTTTTATTTTATTTGCAGATAAATATATAGAGCAAGTGCCAATTGCAGCGCTTGTTGGAGTTATGTTTATGATGGTAATAGAAACATTTGCTTGGTCTAGTTTTAGAATTTTAAAGAAAATACCAGTCTCTGATGCCGCTGTATTAATCATTGTTTCTGCTGTTACTGTTTTCTTTGACTTAGCTATTGCCGTATTTGTAGGGGTTATTATTTCTGCATTATCTTTTGCTTGGACAAGTGCTAAGAAAATTAGAGCTAGAAAACGTTTTAAAGAAGACGGTACAAAAATTTATGAAATTTGGGGTCCACTTTTCTTTGGAAGTATTACCGAGTTTAATGGAAAGTTTGATATAAAAAACGATCCTGATGTGGTAGAAATAGATTTTGTAGAGGCACGTGTTACAGATCATTCTGCTATAGAAGCAATCTTTAATTTGGTTGAAAAATACCAAGCAGCTGGTAAAAAAATCACCCTAAAACATTTAAGTGAAGATTGTAAACTTTTGTTATTTAAATCTAGCCCAATTTTTACGGATATTATTTTAGAAGATATCGATGATCCTCGTTACCATTTAGCAGCGAATCCAGAAGATTTTCCTAAACCATTAGGGGAATATAAGTTTTAA
- a CDS encoding YceI family protein produces the protein MKRVVVLSLLMIVAFNFSSCKSDKKSDEKGDDTIKAKKSAVVFSLEKAQNDINFVAYKTTEKIPVGGKFNTVDIISGGEGSTIKEAINNTEFSIPVSSIFTKDTSRDFKIQKLFFGVMENTKLLSGKLMITDATNGVAEIKMNGVTEKVAFTYTIEGKVFNMKATMDVTNWNGSAALASLNEACLDLHKGADGVSKTWSDVALNITSTF, from the coding sequence ATGAAAAGAGTCGTAGTTTTATCATTATTAATGATTGTAGCATTTAATTTTTCATCTTGTAAATCAGATAAAAAATCTGATGAAAAAGGAGATGATACAATTAAAGCTAAAAAAAGTGCCGTAGTTTTTTCTTTAGAAAAAGCACAAAATGATATTAACTTTGTAGCATATAAAACTACAGAGAAAATACCTGTAGGTGGTAAATTTAATACCGTAGATATTATTTCTGGTGGAGAAGGTAGTACTATTAAAGAAGCCATTAATAATACAGAATTTTCAATTCCTGTAAGTAGTATTTTTACTAAAGATACAAGCAGAGATTTTAAAATTCAAAAATTATTCTTTGGTGTTATGGAGAATACAAAATTACTTTCTGGTAAGTTAATGATAACAGATGCTACTAATGGTGTTGCAGAAATTAAAATGAACGGAGTTACAGAAAAAGTAGCTTTTACCTATACAATAGAAGGGAAAGTTTTTAATATGAAAGCTACTATGGATGTTACCAATTGGAATGGATCTGCAGCTTTAGCATCATTAAATGAGGCTTGTTTAGATTTACACAAAGGTGCAGACGGAGTTTCTAAAACTTGGAGTGATGTTGCTTTAAATATTACTTCTACTTTTTAA